AGAGGAGACCCTGGagagcttcacacacacacacacacacacacacatgcattcacacacatatgcatacacacacaaacacgtacACACATGCACGTGCTCACACACATATGAGCATACGCACACACATAAAACGCACACATATGCAGAAACACACGGgtgcacacaacacacatacatgcacatgtgcacacaatgcctacatgtatacacatacataaacatgTGCATACATACATGTGCGCCGATTTATGCGTAGGCATAAACACGTACACACCCATTACACGTACACGCACATggacacacctacacacatatacatataaacatgtacacacacacacacacacgcctggcCACACCAGCATCCAGCTACGGCGGCTGCTGGCACCCTCATCGCCAACTCTCAGCCTCCAGATCCGTGAGCAAACACAGCCTGCTGTGCTGCTGCCAGCCGGGGACCCCCCCACGCAGCCAAggctcccctgcacccactcTGCGCTCCGAAAGAAGGTCGCCCCTTCtcaaccctccccccacccccttcagcGAGGGAAGGGCTGCAAGACCCTTGAGCATAGTGTTACATCTGGTCTAGTTACTCATGCAACTTGCTTGGGAAAACAGGCTGCAGAGATGAAAGAAACCATGTCGTGGtggccacccccagccccgtcttctctgctgtgcccccacAGTCCCTATCTGATCTTTCTACTGCTACGGTCAGCGTCCCAGGCGCCGGCCACCATCCTCAGCCTGCGAGATAACCCTGAGCGCCCGGTAACATCACCCAGCAACGCATGACGATTACCATGCAGGAGCCACGCCGTGTCCCAACAGAACACAGAGCtgcgggcagggcctgggctgtactgggggaagaggcagagagcccTCCCCACAGCTAAAGGCAACTCAACACTCCGCGTTTTTACTGGAAGGTGGGGTCAGGCAGTTTCAGCAACCGTTCCCCAGGGCAGGTGGAACAAAGACACCACAAGGACGGCGCTGCTGACCTTGAAAGGGGTCGTACTGCCCGGGGATCAGCGGGTAGCCCATGCCCACGTGGGTGTGGTGATGTGTGTGCAGGTGGCGCTGGCTGAACGGCGAGTGGCGGTCTCGTTCCCTCTCGGCCTCCCGTTCCCGCTCAGCCGCTGCCTTCTCCACCGGctgcaggagagaagagaaacaacACCCCAAGTGAACACCTCCGGACGCACCAGCAGGAGCACCACACCACCCTGTCCCGCTGCTAGAGCCCGCTGACCCCTGAGGggtggacagacagacacagcagTCTTTGCTCATCTGATAATTCAGGGTTGCCTCCCGCTGGAGTTCAAGCCAACGACTAAGGGAGGGGATCCGCAGCGGCACCAAGGGTCTCCTGCATGGCTGCAGCAGGGagacagcagccctgggctcactCGCAGCTGCAGGCTGGACCGTGTCCCAGGCTGGACCATGCCCCAGGAACAACTCCTCCACAAGCATTCAGGGAGACAAGGCCCTGGAGCTGCATCTTTAAACCCATGCTTTCCATTTAGACTTTTAAACTGGTAATTTGTGGGCGAGAGACTTTCTCATCATCTTCAACGCATCCATAACCGCTTCGCACCCTTCAAAGACGCAGCCCCACAAACAGTCCGCCGCCATCTAGTCGGGGACGTCAGCAGCCCACAGCCACCGTCCCGGGACGGTGAAGGACTGTGCATTCCTGCACATGTGTGCCTTTCAGAAGCCCCACCCTTTCACCCAAGTCCTCTTCCCCTATGCACCTGCACTGTGTCGGCACAGTCCCAGGGCGCTGACCTAAGCCAGAGCGCAGCCGCGACAGCCCTCGCTCCAGAGCCAGGCGGCTGGGCCCTGCCTAGGAGCCTCACCCGTGCAAGACTCTACTCCACGCCTGAACGACACCAAGAGGGCACCGGGCCCTCGGCTCTGCTCCTGAACAGCCCCCAGCAGGAAACTGACCGAGAGGCAGGGGAGACCGCTGACAGCTCAGACCGCTGCAGAAGCCAGGCGCCCAGTGTGGACACCGAGGGAtgcaggctggggggtggggtgggtctgAGCCCCACCCGTGCTCGCACAGGTGGGGAGCAGGACATACGGCCAGCTCAGGCTACCTGCTCTGAGCCACTGCGCCCAAGTGACTGCACCGGACTCCACTGTCTGAGGAGAAGGAGCCCATCTGAACTTGTACACTAGAGTCCCAGATTTTTTACAAACCTATcccaaaagaaaaacactttcaAAAAGCACAATTTGCCCAATGGATCAAGGGCTTGCAGGCTCTGAACTACTTAGCTACAGGCAGGCTGTACGACAGAATCCTCCAGGACTTAATTTCTCcggcttttattaaaaaaaaaaaaaatggcttttgtGCCACAAGCTGGCCCCCACGCATCTAAACTCCAGCCCTGGGTGAGTGAGTTCTGACGCGAGATTTTCCAACAGGGAAGCCTGCTACAGCCACACGGACCTCGACTACATGTCCCCTTCCGTGTGACACAGCCTCACCCTTCAGCGCTCGCTCCTTGTGTGCTGGGATAACACAGCACCCCTGAATTCACAGCTGGGGCTCCCAACCCTTCTCTAGCTTGCCCCCCAGGGCGCCCCCAAACACAGCAGTGGCCGGCGGCTTACGACGGGAGACTTGCTGCGGTACTGGCTGGCGTGCTGCTGCAGCAGATCCAGGGCTTTCGACTCGGTGGCTGCTTTCGCGCtgatgctggggctggtgttgactTTCTCGGCCTCTTCCCTCCCCGACATCTTCCCGTAGACAGGGTAATGAAATCCTGGCGAGAGATAGGCCCCTGCAGACACACGACAAAGGCTGCATCGAGTTACAGGCTACACCTTGGCGACAGAACACAGAATCCCTCAGGCTACAGGACCGTGGGATGAGAGGTGGGGATCTCAACACAGGGGGTCACATGAGGACCGGGCTCCGTCATCCTTAAACTGCAGGGACCACGTGCGCCCATTTTCTTCCCCCAGTTTATCCATCCTGGTGAACGGAGGTTACGTACAGAACGGAGCTTACGGCCACTTCATACACTTGTGCGTCTGCTTAAGTGGAAGCAATGGCAGCCGTAATGATTACGACAGGAAGCGCTTAGGCTATTTTCCCAGGCGATAAAGGCTCTGTCAGTCTAACAGGCACACTGGACCATCACAGACGCCAAGCCCCCCACTCACGTGCAGTCAGAGCGTTCGGCACGTACCAGGATAGCTGTGCATGAGGACAGGCGAGACCGCCCGGTAGGCGGGGTGGCTGGGGTCGTACACCTGCGGGTATGGGTACGCGTGCAGGTACTGGATGTAGGACTGGTGCTGACTCATGGGGGAGGACACGGCCACGCGGCTTCCCCGCGAGTCCTTCCAGTTCACAGGGGTCTTCCGGTCGTCGCTCTTCAGCTTGTTCTCCTCCAGCGGCTGGGAATCGGGACGCTTGGCTTCCTTGGGCTCCTCTTTGATGCTCGCCAAGGACACGGGAAGGCTGGACGCCACGCCCTCCTTGTTAGGGGTTTTCCTCGGACTGTCCTCTTtcaatctcttctctctgtcaagCTCTTCGGACTTTTGCTGCTCCAGATATTTGGGCTGGTACACATAATGATGCCAAGTCCTTGAATCTGGGTCCTAAATGAAAaagagatttgtgtgtgtgtgtgtgtctgcaaatTTCAATTTCTAAGAAAACCCATTACATCGTCACGACAGCACTACGCCTCTGACTTCTGATAGTAACTTAACATTTATGTATGTGTCAGGCACTGGGCCAATAGCTTTACCCCCTTCCCGCACCAAGCAAATCATTTCTGGGGTAGGCGATACCACGGGTTCCTCGTACAGATGACAAGACCAAATTTTACAAGCAACATCAAGGTCAAGGTCACATCAGTGTCCAATAGCGGAGCTGTGCTCCAGACTCCAGTCTGCTGGAACTAAGGTCACTTCGCATAAATAACGCCATCAGACATGCTAATTCCAACCCTCATTCTCCTTTTACTATCTCATCtaggtttaaaaacaaaaaaaataattttttaaaaaccccagtgTAAGCTAGTAAGGGTCAGTTTATGTAATTACAACACCTGCTAACATCGCTGAGGTGGAGGAAAAACCCTGGGATTCCTAACACACTTCTGTGTCTGCTACGGCTGAGGTTCGCTTGGTACATCGGCTCACTTCTCGTCAAACGCTAACATCTCAGCCAAAACACAAGTTCAAATTGAGAGCACACAAGATGGCTTCTCTATGAGAAACACAGAACCATCTATGCACCCCgcctctcccccaaccccgcccccgGGTCAGATGCTTCTGATGGAGCCCTGCGGGGCAGCCGccgggctgcagcctgggaaggtgggggtgtgggggctcGGCATCCTCCTGGCCTGTGGCAGGCGTGTAGCGGGGGAGGAGTTCCCGTCTGGTTCACCAGGGACGCTCTCAGCACTGCAGGGGGGTTGGGGGAGATGGCGAGGACGAGGGTTTCTGAGGCTGGGAAATACCAGGACCAATGCTCGGTGCAGCTGGCGAGTCAGCAGGGACAGGATGAGCTGGCGCACGCACGGCTGCACCGCAACCCGGGTTCACGGGTTCTCAGGCTGGCTGACCTTGGGGCCCCTCCCAAACTCTGCTCACAAGTGCGCACCTCTGAGCTCTGCTTTGGGGCAGTTAACACAGGGAGTAAGACAGAGCCCGGGGGAGAGACACCTAGGGCCCACATTccgttcaacaaacaaaaaagatcatGAACGGCCAGGGTGAATGCAGGGGCCCGGTTTGCATTCTCCTAGAAGATGCTAACCAACCGGACACGAGCATCTGAGAGAGAGGACACCCACAGCCTCGGAGGTGGACGGGAACTTGGCCGCCCTGGGCTGGAACGCCTGCACCCCCCGGGGGCCTCGACAGAGTCACAGGGCGCATGAGCCAGCCAGGCGTACATCCCCAGGTGCCTCCGACTGCACGCGCCCAACACCGACAGCAGGCGCCGTGCCCTCCGCGGCAGCCCTAGGGCAGCTCCCGAGAGCCCCGAGACAAGGGGGGAGACCCtcacgtggtggtggtggtgggggcacaggggagggcgggtggtggtggtgggggctccTCGGCTGCGTGTGGTCTGCACCAGATCCACGCccagactgctctctctctcgggGCCACGTTCCACAATCTTACTTGTTTAAATCTCGAGGTTGGGTCTACACCTGTCTGCTTCATAGAGTCCATGACAGATTTCATTTCTACAGCCTCCTTAATAAGCTGGtggttttccatttgcttagCTTTGAAGCTGTCGGcctgaagctgctgctgctgattgGAGAGAAGCTGCGATTTACCTGTCTCCTCAGTTTTATTAGGCACGGAAGGCCCTAGTTTAGAATGGCTTTTGCTAGGCTCCGGGGTAGAGGGAGCTTTTGAGACCGTGGCCGACGGCACGTGTTTCTGTTTACcgtcctcctggcccagctccttcaAGGGGAGCTCATGCTTCCGCTCAGAGTCTCCTCTCCCggcctgggccaccttctgctcgGCCAGCCTCTGGTCCTCGTAGTACTTCTCGTATTGCTGCCTGTAGGCGGGGCTGGTGGCCATCAGGGACTTCTGGTCCATGTAGAGCCCGTAGGCGTACTGGCCGTAGTACAGGGACTGGGCCAGCGCCGGGTGCCTCTGGGTGATCACCGACTGGTGCTGCGGCTGCAGGGGGGCAGCGCCGTGGTCCCCTTTCTTAGACTCTAACTGCTCTGCCTTGTCTTTCTTCTCGGCGTCTTCCTCACACTCCTTCTTCACCTTCATCCCCTGCGAGCTCCCGCCGGTCCCGGCTGCAGGCGCGCCCGCCTGGCCCGCGTGCATGTAGCTGGGGGAGTAGTAAGGGTCGTAGCCGTGGTAATAGGGGGAGGGGGACTCCTTCAGTTGAGACGCCTGCGCTGCGGCTGCAGGATGCCCCCTGGCGACGCCGTCCTTGCCAGAGAGGATCTCCGATGGGGAGCTGGCCTTGGACCTCATGCCCTCCGACCTGCTATCCGAACCCCCGTCGTCTGCGGCGTCCGAGATGTCTGAGTAGGCGGGGCTGCTGGTCTTCGCCGCCGAGCTCTCGGGCCCGTTCTGGGCGAGCACGTGCAGGGCGGGCATGGGCGCCTGCCCGTTCACCAGGGTGCTGCACTCCATCCTGGAGGCACTGCCGATGGAGGGGCTGGGCGCGTTGTCGGTGAACGTGTACACCTTGTCGGCCTCGGCTTTGATGCTGGCCATGCGGCTCTCCTGGGACTCCGCCAGGCCATTGGCCAGCCCCTCGCCCTTGGTGAGGTGGTCCTTCAGGAAATGCCCCGCCAGGTCCTTGCCCGCCGCCCCCTTGGGCTCCTCCAGCTTCCCCAGCTTGGCGTCCGTCTTCGGGCTGCCCGAGTCCTTGCCCTCTTTGTCTTTGAGCTTCcgcttctcctttttcttcttgtctttgagTGACACGAGAGCCGGGTTCACGGTGAGCGGCTCTCCCATGATGGTGGGCTTGGGCTGGATGGGCTTCAGCGGGGGACTCTTCGGCGTGGCCTGGACGACGGTGGTGGTGAGGGAGGGCAGGCCAGGCATCGTCCCCGTGGTGGTGGCGGTGAAGGCCGCCGTGGGGATGGCGATGAGCTGCGGGGGGGTGGGCGCGGGCGCTGGGGCGATGGGCCGGGCGCCTTTCAGCTTGGACAGGTTCTTGTCCATTTTGCAGTTGCTGGCTTTCCggcccttttccttctctcccagaGTTTTCTTGTCAATCAACCCTTCGGCTTCCAGTTTGGGCATCTCTGCGGCCGAGCTGCCGTCGGCGGCCGAGCAGCTGTCCAGCGTGGCCGTCATGTTGGAGATCACGGGCAGGTTGCTGAGGTCAGCACTCAGGCCCTTCTTTTTGCCCGAATTCTTTCCAGCTTTGGACCCGAGCGTGGCGACCGGGCCATTGCTCAGCAGCTCTCTCTTCCCCTTGGGGGTCCCAGGGGGGTTCCCGGCACCAGGAGACGCGGGGGCCTTGGCCTGGTCGTAGGCTGGGGCACTTGTGCTGGGCTcgctgcactccagggccacattGCTCAGGGCCTCCTCGCAGTCCGAGATCTTGTCCTCGCTGTCGGGCTCAAACTCCAGCTTGTTCTCTGGGTCCAGGTGTGCATGGGCCTGGTGGTAGCGCAGGCCGTTAATGTGCTTGTACTTCTTGTTGCAGTTCGGGTGGGGGCAGTCGATCAgcacaggagaggagcagccctgATCCAGGAAGGTGGCCTCCGGCTTCCCCTGGGGCGTGGTAGGGGTGCTTCTGGAGTTGGTGCGTACCCGCTTCCCGGGCTTGCTGTCCTCGGAGCTGGAGTTGAGGTCCAGCTCCATGGGGGGCTTGTTTTTCCTCTTGTTGGTGGAGGAAGGGCTGGCTTTGATGTCCTCGGCGGCACAGTTCGGGGGCGTCCTGCGGCCGCTGGCATTGAGGCTGCCCCGCCTCCCTTTCCCATTGGCCCCCCCTCGGTTCTTGCTCTGCAGCCCCCGGCACTCCGCGAAGCTGGCCTCGGAGCCAGGGGCCGCGGCGGCTGACCTCGCTCTCTTCCCTCGGCCCCGGCCCCCTCTCATCTCCAGGTCGCTTGTTGGTGACTCGCAAAACCTGGGGGAAACAAGGAACACAGGTCAGAAAGAGCACCCACAGAAGAACAGGTGACATCACATGGGACAGGATGCGGCACCAAAAAAACGGGGAGGCAACACCCCAGGGGCTCCACGGCTGCGCCCAGCCCAGGACGAGGCCCCCCTGCCTTCCCTCCAACACCTGCACAAGGACAGGCCACCACCAGTCTTGTGACGGCTCCGGGGGACGGGGGTCGGGGGTTGGGGGGCTgcctgcttccagcccagctctgatttGCAGTTTGAGAAAAGACGATgacaagggaaagagagaaggggcgGCCAGCGGGCCTCTGAGAAGAGACCCAGCATCTGCGTCTCACCGTGCTCAATCCCAAGCTGCTCACGTTGCAACCACAGGCAGACTTGGACGAAGCACTGGTCTCTCCATGTGGCTCCCTGTGTGTGCAGAGAGCGGAGAAGCCAAAGAGCTGCTGCATACCTTGGGGGAGCCCAGTCGTGCTTGGTGCAGTCCAGGAGAGTCCCCACGTAAGTCTTGTTCCTCCATGTGACATTGACCACCAGGACACCTGGTTGGGGGGAGACAGCAAAGAAAGGGCCTCGCTCAGCACGGTGATTGCCAGCtcagtggtgatgatgatgatggtgttaCCAGCACATTCTATCCTCGCTTGCTTTCAAAAGCTgtggtttgccttcttcctctttctggttTCAGTGACCTCAAGTTAAAACCCACAGGAAATTGtgtattcgtgtgtgtgtgtgtgtgtgtgtgtgtgttcatgcgcATGCGTGTGGCAAGAGTGTGTGAGAGTGTAATCAAGATACCGCTGACAGAAGGAAATGGTTCTTGCCATGTCCTGCTGTAAAACAGCAACACTCACCtcttaatttttctattattacaCATAATTGCTTTCGCTTGGCAAGCGGCCAACATCAACTGAGCGCCAGTTACCAGGGCTTAAACCAGAGGGGACTGGGAGCCATCGGTTCTGATTCCAATTCAACTCTGAAATGATGGccatttttattaagaaaaaaaaaaggtgcagatGCCTAAAAACAGGGACTCGGAAGCCAGGCGGCAGACGCTGAGCTGTGAGTTCTCTCTCCTAACCCTCCCCTCTCCGACTCAGGCAGGCAATCACCAGCCTTCCTAGGGTATCCGTGTCACTGTTTGGTCTTGTGGCATATGAAGGGCTCCCAAAATAGCcctcttaagaaaataaatgtgcaCAATAAGATGTGCTCTGGGGGTTATCTTTAGAATCAACTCTGGTAAGCATTTGCCACTGAGGATTAGAAAAGAAATCTCAAAACCAACACGGCTTGTTTCCTGCAagccactctgcctctccctactgCTCTGCAGACAGACAATTTAATTTAGCTCTGCATCTGTGAATTACTAAACTTAAGTGCACTTAGTACAACAAATGTCACAGAGAAACAAAATATAACATCCTCTTTATTTCTCTGGAGGACAAgcgagctttttttttttttttaaaagactcgcTGCTTCACAGCTGATGTTAAAAGGACCTGGATTTGGGGCCAGACCTCAAGAATCAGGGTACAGAAACATGGCAGTGAGCCTTCCTCCTCCTCGctgcccccacctctctctctctctctctctctctctctctctccccaaaacCCAGGACAGCCTCACTCAGAGTCTGTGTGCAGCTGGCCCACGCCCTCGCCTGACCACTGCCATTTTGAATTTCACAGGAAACCCGAACTGAGCTTGCTGATGCTAGGGGAAATCTCACCAGGTCAAACTCCCTTCCTCGGGACCCTGTCACGGCAGCGGGCAGCAGAATTTCTGCGCGGAGGGActccaggggcggggcggggcggggcggggcgttcTTTCACAAGGGAGATTCTGAGAATTGCTTCCCAGAAGGTGTGTGTCGCCgctcctgcggggggggggggggggggggggcacaaatAACCACTAGGATGGAGCATGGCAGGCATTTCCTGCCATCACGTCCAGGTCTTCTGCAGTGCCCTGGGGAAGGgggaattttgttgttgttaaccaCTGTGTACAAAAGGTCACATTGCATTGAGCACCCATGGTCATGAGGTATTTGGTGAAAATGAACACATTGGGGCGAAAGGGCTCTTTCACAAACCCCCTGCGGGAAAGGAAagcgaggggggggggggctgggggcggcctcTGAGACACccgctccccccagccccaggcggATCCCCACGCTTACAAACACGCAGCGCTCCACGCTGGGAGCGGAGGAAGCACACATTGTTTGGCCGCTGCGTGCCCGGCTTTTGTTGCCGGCTACGCCCACCGCGGCCTTCGCCGGCCCCGCAAACGCTGGCCGCTCACTGGCCAGCGCCGGCCGCCCTCGCTGGAGGCAGGCGGGCCCAGGAGCTGCGTGCTGCGGGGCAGGCGGGGGCTGGCACACACGCTGCACCGCACAGGCCTCTAACCCTCCTGCCCTGGGCGGTGGGAGCTGAAGGGACACCAGAGCCGCTCTCAGCTGCCTTGCAAGGGCCTGCTGGGTTTCTCAAGCGTGTGCCCTTAGAATGCTCAAGACACACGCTCTACTCCTCATCCCACGCGTGCGCCCGCGCCTGTCTGTCCGCGCCAGAGCTGGAGCTGCGTAGTGCGCTGCAGCGCAGGGCGGTTTGAAGAATGGGCTGGTGTACACCGCGCGGTGCACAGGCCTCGGGGAACACGGGCTAGGCTTCCTCTGCGCCCTGCGGGGAAGGGCACTAGCAAAGCAGACGGCTTCAAGCGGATGGTTCTTACTCCAGGCTCACTGCATGCGCCCGATGAAAACGGGTGGTCCACAtgcaagcaaaaaacaaaacccttgaCCCAGGCATACAGTGCccggcagcagaagacggcccgagtgcagggggccctgctcccccagagaggcagagggagaaagttcctgctcctggctctcgcCTGCCCTGGGTGGTGCTGCAActcagggagcaaaccagcagatgaagtgcaggtttctctctctgcctttcaagtggatgaaaataagtaaactttaaaaaaatatatatttatttgaaaggcagagttaagagagagaaggagagacacacacagagagaggtcttccatctgctggttcactccccaaacggccacaaggccaaggagcttcttccagggctttggccgcctgctgctgccttcctcgCCTCACCAGCATGAAGCTGGGttggggcagggcagctgggactggacccggTGCCCTTGCgggctgctggtgctgtaggccaggggttaacctgctgtgccacagcacaggccacgAAGAACCATTGTTAAAGAGAATCCCAACACAGCTTTCTTCCTTGCTTTGGTGCCACTGTTTCTGTCTCACACTGGTACAGCGTCTAAACATCCAGGCATTTAAACAAGAACACATCTGTCACAGAACCTCTGAGAACCTGGGGGGCCTGGTCTCCCCTTGCTGGCTGGCTGGGCAGGAAATGACGGCAGTGACCTTGAAGGTGGCAGAGCCTCGTCCAGCGGGAGCCCTGAGCGGCACAGTGAGCCTCCAGCCCCAGTCTACCAGCTCACACCCAGCACACGTCCTGCCCTCGTACACACAGCGCGCCTGGGTCCTCCCGAGCAGCAGGAGCAGGGTCAGCCCCCAGCTCACTGGACGCCCAGGCATGGACGAGATTGGGGCTGACCAAGGAGAATGGACAGAGAATCCCCCCAGGGACTTCCTCCCACAGTGACCATGCTCCCCCCATCAGCGTCCTCTCCCCCAGCACATCCAGGAGAGGCGTTCTCTGTGGAGAGATCCTGCCCCAAAGATGTGCTCTAGGAATTAGCATTGCTCCCATTCGTGAGGCCGTTGCCTTAAGAACTGGGCAAATACCCCATTTCCCAAAGGACCTGCCTGTGTTACAGTTTAAAGGGGACCCAAGTCTCCGCCCGGCGTGTTTTCAAACTCTCACTCTGATGACCACATCTGGATGGACCAGGTGTGCGCATGGCCAGAAAACGGATCCTCATTCTAACAGCCCCCAATTCTAACCCAAGGATGCCAGGacccttaataaataaataaataaataaataaataaaaaacttgcacatttctttccttaatttatGATTTTTGTAGGGAAACATTAGTGTCAAGAAAAATGCCGCCAATTTATGGTCTTGTGGCCACAGGATAAAGTTATAGACTAGCAGGTATCATATCACcctacatttttcaaaaaattctaaataattttatgtgctctttaaaaaaaaaaagatgcacttatttcaaagaaagagttacagagaggcagaggcagagagatacagagagagggaggttttccattccctgggtcattccccaaatggccacaatggccggagctgggccgatccaaagccaggagccaggagcttcttcaggtctcccatgtgggtgcaggggcccaaggacctgggccatcttctactgccttcccaggccatagcagagagctggatcggaagtggagcagctgggactcgaactggcgtccatatgaatgctagcactgcaggaggtggttttacccgctatgccatggcgctggccctcacCCTACATATTGACACAATGTGCCAGTGTGTAAGGCACCATTTACCACCGCGCCTTTGTCCCAAACTCCTTCTCACCACCAGCGGCTCAGTGTTACACTTAGAATCGGCGCATCTTACATTAAATGATGCTGCATCTCGCACAGTACCCTGGCTGGCTGTTCTGGCTTCAGAGCTCTGCACCCTGCGATGAGCCCTTTTTCAAAGGACCGAGGTAAGCTCCCAAGTATATAAGGggaaatttcaaaatttacagTTAAAGTTGCTCACAGGATACAAGCCAGTCCAAAGGCAGAGGGACTTTCCGGTGTGACCAGCGCCAGGTATATACAGGAGCACAAGACAAGAGAAGCAAGTATGGTCACATGACCCAAGAGGCAGGAATTTTTTCAAACAGCCCTACCGCTCAGGGCTGAATGTTTGAAGAGTCGCTCCAGCCACATCCTGCAATGGAGCCATCTGTAACCCAGGGCTGCGGAGCTCAGAGACAGGGCGGCACTCACCAAAGTCTGGTCAACCACTTCACACCCCAGGGTGCTgccaccccagccccgggccccagAGACACACAGCGCTGGTGCTCACCTATGACTCTGCACAAGCACAGTGAGCTTCGAGAGTAAGGGACAGAGGGGCTCAGCACTGCTGGTCTGCAGGGATCCTCTGTGCCGGCGGCTGGGGCATGCCGGCATCGCTCTGTCTCCGTTAATCACAACTGCGCACACGGGCAGCCATCCTCTCTGGCTAGGTATCATCTTCAGGACTCGGGGAATGGGGCTTGTTTCTGGGAGCACAGCTCTGGTTCTCGACTTGCCAGAGGCTACTCCCAAAACCAGCAATgctctttcttttgcttctaaACCCCTATCTATAAACGGCAACAAGAGGAGATTTTCAACCAAGTCCAAAGCACAACAGCAAAACGCTGCTTTTAAAGAGATGGCacctggccggtgctgcggctcactcggctaattctccgcctgcggtgccggcaccccgggttctagtcctgttcagggcgccggttctgtcccggttgcccctcttccagtctagctctctgctgcggcctgggagggcagtggaggatggcccaagtgcttgggccctgcacccgcacgggagaccaagaagaagcacctggctcctggcttcagattggcgcagcgcgctggccgcagcagccatttggggggtaaatcaatggagaaggaagacctttctctctctctctctctctcactgtccactctgcctgtcaaaaaaaggagaTGACACCCTTTTCTACCTGACTACACTTACCTCTTTCAAAAGTACATTTGATGGTGCACAATCTTATGGAGATCTCTTTTAAGAGTGTGAAAGGATTTCCTCCCCTAAATAAACTGAATAagccctattaaaaaaaaaaaaaaaagcagtgcacTCTGCTCAAGA
Above is a genomic segment from Oryctolagus cuniculus chromosome 6, mOryCun1.1, whole genome shotgun sequence containing:
- the ZNF608 gene encoding zinc finger protein 608 isoform X1, whose amino-acid sequence is MSVNIAAAGKGVDANAVDAYDSGDDWEIGVGNLIIDLDADLEKDRQKFEMNNPAGSASAGSSKECGGAPGAPAALADGLKFAAVQPSAPQGNSHKETSKSKVKRSKTCKDANKSLPSAALYGIPEIGGAGKRQEVQGRPGEAAGMNSAPGQSAGGGGGGGGGGGGPSGPGPGPGPGAPTAGAGSCAKARDDKPAKSQGSRGAKRDKDAGKARKDKHDLPQGHPGGGGGQAPNGGHLYGFGAKSNGGGASPFHCGGAAAGEVTKSAADSGLLGANSVLVKKEEEEEESHRRIKKLKTEKVDPLFTVPAPPPPIASSLTPQILPSYFSPSSNIAAPVEQLLVRTRSVGVNTCEVGVVTEPECLGPCEPGTSVNLEGIVWHETEEGVLVVNVTWRNKTYVGTLLDCTKHDWAPPRFCESPTSDLEMRGGRGRGKRARSAAAAPGSEASFAECRGLQSKNRGGANGKGRRGSLNASGRRTPPNCAAEDIKASPSSTNKRKNKPPMELDLNSSSEDSKPGKRVRTNSRSTPTTPQGKPEATFLDQGCSSPVLIDCPHPNCNKKYKHINGLRYHQAHAHLDPENKLEFEPDSEDKISDCEEALSNVALECSEPSTSAPAYDQAKAPASPGAGNPPGTPKGKRELLSNGPVATLGSKAGKNSGKKKGLSADLSNLPVISNMTATLDSCSAADGSSAAEMPKLEAEGLIDKKTLGEKEKGRKASNCKMDKNLSKLKGARPIAPAPAPTPPQLIAIPTAAFTATTTGTMPGLPSLTTTVVQATPKSPPLKPIQPKPTIMGEPLTVNPALVSLKDKKKKEKRKLKDKEGKDSGSPKTDAKLGKLEEPKGAAGKDLAGHFLKDHLTKGEGLANGLAESQESRMASIKAEADKVYTFTDNAPSPSIGSASRMECSTLVNGQAPMPALHVLAQNGPESSAAKTSSPAYSDISDAADDGGSDSRSEGMRSKASSPSEILSGKDGVARGHPAAAAQASQLKESPSPYYHGYDPYYSPSYMHAGQAGAPAAGTGGSSQGMKVKKECEEDAEKKDKAEQLESKKGDHGAAPLQPQHQSVITQRHPALAQSLYYGQYAYGLYMDQKSLMATSPAYRQQYEKYYEDQRLAEQKVAQAGRGDSERKHELPLKELGQEDGKQKHVPSATVSKAPSTPEPSKSHSKLGPSVPNKTEETGKSQLLSNQQQQLQADSFKAKQMENHQLIKEAVEMKSVMDSMKQTGVDPTSRFKQDPDSRTWHHYVYQPKYLEQQKSEELDREKRLKEDSPRKTPNKEGVASSLPVSLASIKEEPKEAKRPDSQPLEENKLKSDDRKTPVNWKDSRGSRVAVSSPMSQHQSYIQYLHAYPYPQVYDPSHPAYRAVSPVLMHSYPGAYLSPGFHYPVYGKMSGREEAEKVNTSPSISAKAATESKALDLLQQHASQYRSKSPVPVEKAAAEREREAERERDRHSPFSQRHLHTHHHTHVGMGYPLIPGQYDPFQGLTSAALVASQQVAAQASASGMFPAQRRE